Proteins from one Polymorphobacter megasporae genomic window:
- a CDS encoding HdeA/HdeB family chaperone yields MKVLGSAMVGCLIAIGGVASQVTAAPLRGDMRCSDFMSLTEVQRPKVVYWAEGAKHKGRPQDAIIDVTSVDRVVPIIVEQCSAAPQASFWAKLDASWKKLEASVNRRL; encoded by the coding sequence ATGAAGGTTTTAGGATCCGCGATGGTCGGCTGTTTGATCGCGATTGGTGGCGTTGCATCCCAGGTGACCGCCGCGCCTTTGCGCGGCGATATGAGGTGCAGTGACTTCATGTCCCTGACGGAAGTGCAGCGGCCGAAGGTCGTCTATTGGGCCGAAGGCGCGAAGCATAAGGGGCGTCCTCAAGATGCGATCATTGACGTCACTTCTGTTGACCGCGTCGTTCCGATCATAGTGGAACAGTGTTCGGCGGCTCCTCAAGCCTCGTTCTGGGCAAAGCTTGATGCGTCGTGGAAAAAATTAGAGGCTTCGGTGAATCGCCGCCTTTAG
- a CDS encoding slipin family protein, producing MSFYLGSLLVVFAVACLFATIKILRQYERAVVFTLGKFQAVKGPGVVLLIPFIQEMVRVDLRIQVIEIPTQDVISRDNVSMKVDAVLYFKVVDPEQAIIQVQSYLPATNMLAQTTLRAVLGQHELDEMLSERKKLSADVQSILDAQTETWGIKVSNVEIRTVELTENMVRAIAKQAEAERDRRAKIIHAEAEFQASQTLVNAATILSSIPAAMQLRYLQTLTEIGAEQNSTIIFPMPIDIIKPFLDLREQAAKTAKANGDARPVAPPATPQSAHAIASR from the coding sequence ATGTCGTTCTACCTCGGTTCGTTGCTGGTCGTCTTCGCGGTTGCCTGCCTGTTTGCGACGATCAAGATTTTGCGCCAGTATGAGCGCGCGGTTGTCTTCACGCTGGGCAAATTCCAAGCAGTGAAAGGGCCGGGCGTGGTCTTGCTGATCCCGTTCATCCAGGAAATGGTGCGCGTTGACCTGCGAATTCAGGTCATCGAAATCCCCACTCAGGATGTCATCTCGCGCGACAACGTGTCGATGAAGGTCGACGCGGTGCTGTATTTTAAGGTCGTCGACCCCGAACAGGCCATAATCCAGGTCCAAAGCTACTTGCCGGCGACCAATATGCTCGCCCAGACGACGCTTCGTGCCGTCCTCGGACAACATGAACTCGACGAGATGCTTTCCGAGCGCAAGAAGCTCAGCGCAGACGTGCAGAGCATCCTCGACGCCCAGACCGAGACTTGGGGGATCAAGGTCAGCAACGTCGAGATCAGGACAGTCGAGCTGACCGAGAATATGGTCCGCGCGATCGCCAAGCAGGCCGAGGCCGAACGCGACCGCCGCGCCAAGATCATCCACGCCGAAGCCGAGTTCCAAGCGTCGCAGACACTGGTCAACGCTGCCACGATTCTCTCGAGTATTCCTGCCGCGATGCAGCTCCGCTACTTGCAGACGCTGACCGAGATCGGCGCCGAGCAGAACTCGACGATCATCTTTCCGATGCCGATCGACATCATCAAGCCTTTCCTCGACCTGCGCGAGCAGGCCGCGAAGACCGCCAAAGCGAATGGAGACGCGAGACCGGTCGCTCCGCCTGCCACCCCGCAATCTGCGCACGCCATCGCAAGTCGATAG
- a CDS encoding PRC-barrel domain-containing protein, producing MLIRSSQIRGCTIVATDGPIGSTVDLLFDDITWLVRWLVVDTGDLLPGRKVLIPPSALSYANDVSHQYAVRLSRQQIKDSPGVESDEPVSRATEKDLYNYYGWRPYWSKSFYTGGYSDAGSLVEPASRLAPGPAISKGPENASDGHLRSVHEVDGYHIHASDGTIGCVADFLVEDGDWSIHYLIADTSVWWFGKAVLVSPRSVLKTNWPGRTVDLDVTRQQIKDSPAYDGSEAVDRAYERQFHGYYDDLLALEPA from the coding sequence ATGTTGATCCGAAGCTCGCAAATTCGAGGCTGCACCATCGTAGCGACCGACGGGCCGATCGGGTCAACCGTCGATCTCCTCTTCGACGATATTACATGGCTGGTGCGCTGGCTGGTCGTGGATACCGGCGACCTCCTCCCCGGACGCAAGGTGCTGATTCCGCCCTCCGCCCTGAGTTATGCCAATGATGTCAGCCACCAATACGCCGTGCGACTGTCCAGACAGCAAATCAAAGATAGCCCTGGCGTCGAATCCGACGAGCCCGTCTCGCGAGCGACGGAAAAGGACCTTTACAATTACTACGGCTGGAGACCGTATTGGTCGAAAAGTTTTTATACGGGAGGGTACTCCGATGCTGGATCGCTCGTCGAGCCGGCATCTCGGCTCGCGCCCGGACCGGCTATTAGCAAAGGCCCGGAGAACGCGAGCGATGGACACCTCCGCAGCGTGCACGAAGTCGACGGGTATCATATTCACGCCTCCGATGGCACGATCGGCTGCGTTGCAGATTTCCTTGTCGAGGATGGCGACTGGAGTATCCACTATCTGATCGCCGACACTTCTGTGTGGTGGTTCGGGAAGGCGGTTCTTGTTTCGCCACGGTCGGTCTTGAAAACTAATTGGCCTGGTCGGACCGTTGATCTCGACGTTACCCGTCAGCAGATCAAGGACAGCCCTGCGTATGACGGCTCGGAAGCGGTTGATCGTGCCTATGAACGTCAATTTCACGGTTACTATGACGACTTGCTGGCATTGGAACCGGCATAG
- a CDS encoding SHOCT domain-containing protein, with protein sequence MTHTYWNDWYFGWGWILWFGFIFLFFSGLGNWGYTYRAHRRYDSGITNSGLDILNERYARGEITREQFVQLKADILAK encoded by the coding sequence ATGACTCACACCTACTGGAACGACTGGTACTTCGGTTGGGGTTGGATCCTGTGGTTTGGGTTTATCTTCCTGTTCTTTTCAGGTCTTGGCAACTGGGGTTACACCTATCGCGCCCATCGGAGATACGATTCCGGTATAACCAATAGCGGGCTCGATATTCTCAACGAGCGATATGCGCGGGGTGAAATCACCCGCGAGCAGTTCGTGCAGTTGAAGGCGGATATACTCGCAAAATGA
- a CDS encoding sensor histidine kinase, with amino-acid sequence MNFPVPPSVSDGLPLAVAMVTSATMPLLLIDGDLDVVAASNAFCRDFNVDPAQVGGRAIFSLGRGEWDSPRLRSLLTAVASGGARVEDYELDLNLRERGARRLCLSAHRVDYDDRMAVRLLVSITDVTEARANDRLRDDLVRDKSLMLQELQHRVANSLQIIASVLMQSARKTQSEELRDHLTNAHSRVMSIAELQRHLAVTNLTDVAIKTYLDQLCRSIGASMIADHNQLAIAVDADGSSVAPDTSVSIGLIVTELVINALKHAFPEHRHGRINVSYNATRTGWQLSVADDGVGISPNIDDAKAGLGTAIVNALAKQLDATIHVVATGPGTRVTVKRSMLRAVDGSVRLQVEHAI; translated from the coding sequence ATGAATTTTCCGGTGCCGCCCTCAGTCTCGGACGGACTTCCCCTCGCCGTGGCTATGGTGACATCTGCCACGATGCCGTTACTCCTAATCGACGGCGATCTCGACGTTGTTGCCGCAAGCAATGCATTCTGCCGTGACTTTAACGTCGATCCGGCCCAGGTTGGTGGTCGAGCGATATTCTCGCTTGGAAGAGGGGAGTGGGACTCACCACGGCTACGGTCATTGCTGACGGCGGTGGCTTCGGGCGGCGCAAGGGTCGAAGACTACGAACTAGACCTGAACTTGAGGGAACGCGGTGCTCGCCGGTTGTGCCTCAGCGCTCATCGTGTCGATTACGACGACCGAATGGCCGTCCGTTTGCTCGTTTCCATAACGGATGTGACCGAGGCGCGGGCCAATGATAGGCTGCGCGATGATCTGGTCCGTGATAAATCCCTCATGTTGCAGGAACTGCAGCATCGCGTAGCCAACAGCCTGCAGATCATCGCCAGCGTCTTGATGCAAAGCGCGCGCAAGACGCAATCTGAAGAGCTCCGCGATCACCTCACCAACGCGCATAGTCGAGTGATGTCGATTGCCGAGCTTCAGCGGCACTTGGCTGTTACGAATCTGACAGATGTGGCTATTAAGACTTACCTTGATCAGCTTTGCCGCAGCATCGGAGCTTCGATGATTGCCGATCACAATCAGTTAGCTATCGCCGTTGATGCCGACGGCAGCAGCGTCGCGCCCGATACATCGGTCAGCATCGGACTTATCGTCACGGAGCTGGTGATCAACGCGTTAAAACACGCCTTTCCCGAACACCGGCATGGTAGAATCAATGTCAGCTACAATGCCACAAGAACAGGTTGGCAGCTAAGCGTCGCCGACGACGGTGTCGGCATATCCCCTAACATTGACGACGCCAAGGCTGGCCTAGGCACCGCAATCGTAAATGCGCTCGCAAAACAACTGGATGCGACGATTCATGTTGTCGCGACGGGTCCAGGCACGCGGGTTACGGTGAAACGATCTATGCTGAGAGCAGTGGACGGTTCAGTTCGTTTACAGGTTGAGCATGCCATCTGA